The following proteins are encoded in a genomic region of Magnolia sinica isolate HGM2019 chromosome 1, MsV1, whole genome shotgun sequence:
- the LOC131225949 gene encoding uncharacterized protein LOC131225949 has translation MGHRRWLPLNDKARKDTSAGTFNKKGELRPQPIRLTGVEVESIISKLNVQWGKIGKRKQSGTGGREQNDDAESTCFLKRSILYDLEYWKDIPVRHNLDVMHIEKNVCEILIALMLNTTGKTKDDANARRDLKRLGIKKRLWLENTDGKVIQKRGPFFLRKEEKKHFIQTLRELRVPVGFSGNWKNIVKEDSVDLKGMKSHDYHVLMQHLLPILIQHAFKDNKPMRTIIRSFSTFFNALCSRIIDIEMLMALEKGMARTLCELEITCPPSIFVVMMHLPIHLAYEARVCGPVYYRWMYPFERFMKTFKAYVRNMTRPEGCIAERYIQEETLIYCNQYRGKNNTSLLEKLEKRLDGSISFMPKLQDIVDDFDVDVVGPVGPGQSVVLEGIEYEQARTWVLKSHPNYETWQGRYANFLKQRNIVVGTRTKVASDDEFIPWLKKQLDLSESSNEVFRDIVRGPKAFAMQYNKYCINGFLFVTKEYEENKMNQNSGVSTESMTTFRSSAKDKNPVDESVPYYGVLRKIIQLEYREGYKPVLLKCDWVKVTHQGVSFDAVGNLRLVNLSNLLSSDQVGDEPFILAEHAVQVFYSRDPKHPNWHVVLEVPRKIFVEDETSILSETRVVTEAEVGPDLIEVDMGGELLFNDSEDICVVVEKKKKRKRAGKKS, from the exons ATGGGTCACAGACGGTGGTTGCCTCTAAACGATAAAGCCAGAAAAGATACAAGTGCAGGAACCTTCAATAAGAAGGGGGAGTTACGACCACAACCGATTCGTCTGACTGGGGTTGAGGTGGAAAGCATCATTTCGAAACTAAATGTGCAGTGGGGTAAGATCGGAAAGAGGAAACAAAGTGGTACAGGAGGACGGGAACAAAATGATGATGCAGAATCAACATGCTTCTTGAAGCGATCCATATTATACGATCTGGAGTACTGGAAGGATATTCCCGTACGCCATAACCTTGATGTTATGCACATTGAGAAGAATGTatgtgaaatccttattgcaCTAATGTTGAACACAAcgggcaaaaccaaggatgacgCTAACGCACGCAGAGACTTGAAGCGGCTAGGAATTAAGAAGCGTTTATGGTTAGAAAATACTGATGGCAAAGTGATTCAAAAACGAGGTCCTTTCTTCCttcgaaaagaagaaaaaaaacatttCATCCAGACTTTACGTGAGCTTCGTGTTCCGGTTGGTTTTAGTGGGAATTGGAAGAACATCGTAAAGGAAGATAGTgttgatttaaagggaatgaagtctcatgatTACCACGtattgatgcaacatctgcttcCAATTTTGATCCAACATGCATTCAAGGATAATAAGCCTATGCGCACTATAATTAGAAGCTTCAGTACATTTTTCAATGCCCTATGCTCGCGAATCATAGATATTGAAATGTTAATGGCTCTCGAGAAGGGCATGGCTAGGACTTTATGTGAGCTTGAGATTACATGTCCTCCTTCAATTTTTGTTGTGATGATGCATCTGCCTATCcacttggcttacgaggctcgcgtATGTGGTCCTGtttactatcgatggatgtatccattcgaaag GTTCATGAAGACGTTTAAGGCGTACGTCCGCAATATGACACGACCTGAAGGTTGTATAGCAGAACGATACATTCAAGAGGAGACACTTATATACTGCAACCAGTATAGAGGGAAAAATAACACGAGCCTCTTGGAGAAATTGGAAAAGCGGTTAGAcggatcaatttcattcatgccgAAGTTACAAGATATTGTTGACGACTTCGATGTTGACGTGGTTGGCCCAGTTGGCCCTGGTCAAAGTGTCGTTTTAGAAGGTATTGAGTACGAACAGGCTCGCacctgggtactgaagagtcatcctaaCTATGAGACATGGCAAGG GAGATATGCAAATTTCTTAAAGCAACGCAATATAGTTGTTGGGACTAGGACTAAGGTGGCGAGTGATGATGAGttcataccttggttgaagaAACAGCTAGACTTGAGTGAATCAAGTAATGAAGTCTTCAGAGATATAGTTAGGGGACCAAAGGCTTTTGCGATGCagtacaataaatattgtatcaATGGTTTCCTCTTCGTCACCAAGGAATACGAAGAGAATAAAATGAACCAGAATAGCGGTGTTAGCACAGAGAGTATGACCACCTTCCGATCTAGTGCTAAGGATAAGAATCCAGTGGATGAATCTGTACCTTATTACGGAGTCCTCCGCAAAATCATCCAACTGGAGTACCGAGAAGGGTACAAGCCAGTTCTACTAAAGTGCGATTGGGTGAAGGTGACGCACCAAGGTGTTTCTTTCGATGCAGTAGGGAATTTGAGACTGGTGAATTTGTCTAATCTTCTCAGTTCAGACCAAGTGGGTGATGAGCCATTTATTCTTGCGGAGCATGCCGTGCAAGTTTTTTATTCTAGAGATCCAAAACATCCTAattggcatgtggtcttggaggttccaagAAAGATTTTCGTTGAAGATGAGACAAGCATTTTATCAGAAACACGGGTTGTAACTGAGGCTGAAGTAGGACCTGATCTCATCGAAGTAGACATGGGTGGCGAGTTGTTATTCAATGACAGTGaagatatttgtgtggttgttgaaaagaaaaagaaaagaaagagagctggGAAAAAATCCTGA
- the LOC131226024 gene encoding uncharacterized protein LOC131226024: MDLEAEPLGDASYKDAREALSLGAESLGDAAPEDAREAESFGAEPLGDAAPADADPEDAREAESFGGEPLGDAAPAVADPEDVREAEAFGGEPLGDAAPAVADPEDVREAESFGAEPLGDAAPADADPEDARGRSSSSSSKKRGPTRGSELHERTSVKRVIGINEFGQPNIGDANQIAFNSSIGVLTRAHIPITYTDFRLVPPQYIQRVSDILACSYEFQDNQEAWSPYIRDRCKAAWRNFKNTLHAKYIKDKDPAVVKSYPAPIGVPIEDWMIFVDYCNTDKFKESSVRNASNRAKQVGPSTLGRRSMAATRHEMAIERNLTTDAEVGRAEVYIRAHTTKENKVQFPETFEKIKSIQSSNPASRMTSVDDALTQSIGSDSRGRMRGIGGNVGKITLKKTMPIVHKLGVVSRERDNLVDKLDEMQKSLGDLHQKFQCFVDKQGEQGDVAPPTIPPFKSSHASSPDLVNLGKRCDLCDWKKRVIARGEVHAVDPKTCVHGAEMGDGNFSVVLMEIIAPQSELWKEDGYHDTLGEVGVGGFVVWPKLFLTIYP, translated from the exons ATGGATCTAGAGGCAGAGCCGCTCGGGGATGCATCCTATAAAGATGCCAGGG AGGCACTGTCATTGGGCGCAGAGTCGCTAGGGGATGCAGCCCCTGAAGATGCTAGAG AGGCAGAGTCATTCGGCGCAGAGCCGCTAGGGGATGCAGCCCCTGCAGATGCAGACCCTGAAGATGCTAGAG AGGCAGAGTCATTCGGCGGAGAGCCGCTAGGGGATGCAGCCCCTGCAGTTGCAGACCCTGAAGATGTTAGAG agGCAGAGGCATTCGGCGGAGAGCCGCTAGGGGATGCAGCCCCTGCAGTTGCAGACCCTGAAGATGTTAGAG AGGCAGAGTCATTCGGCGCAGAGCCGCTAGGGGATGCAGCCCCTGCAGATGCAGACCCTGAAGATGCTAGAG GCAGGTCTTCATCTTCATCGTCTAAGAAGAGAGGTCCTACCCGAGGTTCAGAATTACATGAGAGGACTTCAGTGAAAAGGGTCATTGGGATTAATGAATTTGGGCAACCGAATATAGGGGATGCAAATCAGATcgcattcaattcaagcattggTGTTCTCACCCGTGCACACATTCCGATCACCTACACAGACTTTCGGTTGGTGCCTCCACAATACATTCAGAGGGTCAGTGATATCCTGGCATGTAGTTATGAATTTCAGGATAACCAAGAAGCGTGGTCACCATACATTCGTGATCGCTGTAAGGCTGCTTGGAGAAATTTCAAGAACACTTTGCATGCAAAGTATATTAAGGACAAGGATCCTGCAGTTGTGAAATCTTATCCTGCCCCTATTGGTGTCCCTATTGAGGATTGGATGATCTTCGTGGATTATTGCAATACTGATAAATTCAAGGAATCAAGTGTAAGAAATGCATCCAATCGGGCCAAACAAGTTGGCCCTTCTACACTTGGTCGGCGTAGCATGGCTGCCACACGTCATGAGATG GCAATTGAGAGGAATCTTACTACTGATGCCGAGGTTGGTAGGGCTGAGGTGTACATCCGAGCCCATACAACAAAGGAAAACAAAGTGCAGTTTCCAGAAACCTTT gaaaaaataaaatcgatTCAAAGTAGTAATCCCGCATCTCGGATGACCAGTGTAgatgatgcccttacacag TCAATTGGGAGTGATAGTAGAGGGCGCATGCGGGGGATAGGTGGAAATGTAGGCAAGATTACATTGAAGAAGACAATGCCTATTGTACATAAGCTCGGCGTGGTGTCGCGGGAACGAGATAATTTGGTAGATAAATTAGATGAAATGCAGAAAAGCCTAGGAGATCTCCACCAGAAGTTTCAATGCTTTGTAGATAAGCAAGGGGAACAAGGGGATGTGGCTCCACCGACAATTCCTCCATttaaatctagtcatgcatcgtcG cctGATTTGGTAAATCTTGGCAAGAGATGCGATCTCTGTGATTGGAAGAAACGGGTAATTGCTCGTGGTGAGGTGCATGCAGTGGATCCAAAAACCTGTGTCCATGGAGCAGAAATGGGCGATGGAAATTTTAGTGTTGTCCTGATGGAGATTATAGCTCCGCAATCAGAGCTATGGAAGGAAGATGGTTATCATGATACGCTTGGAGAGGTCGGTGTAGGAGGATTTGTCGTATGGCCCAAGCTATTTCTAACCATCtatccatga